A region of the Phaeodactylum tricornutum CCAP 1055/1 chromosome 1, whole genome shotgun sequence genome:
ACGGCTATTCAAAATCAGATTCCCAAGCCTATAGAAGTGCGCTCCCTCTATATTCGCATTCACCGCAAGTTGTTAGTGAATCAACAGAAACCTTGCCACCCATGTTCCTGCCGACTTCAAAAAAATTGATTGACAACCCATTGGCGGGGATGCTAGAAGATATTGACTCAGATGACACCAACTCAGACGACGAGTCTACCTCCATCCAATTTGACTCCAATGCAAGCGCTAATGATAATTAGCCCAGAGTTTTGGGCGCACCAAGCAATGAGTCCGCTTCGAGGTGGAAAGAAAGCCCGCTCACTGACGTGCTAGATGATGAATCCAATTCGAACTCAACTTCTCAGCGAGGTGATGAATCCGATGCGCTCACTTCGTCATTGAACGGAACTCTACGTACAAGGCAAGAACACTCCAAAGACTCACCAAAAGGCGAGTTCACTTCAGAGTCAAATCTCGGGCTTAATTCGCTGTCTCAGGCATCCAACAAAACGATGGCTCCTAGGTTTAGGCCGTCATCCGAGAGGATAAAAGACTACCCGCTCGCTGGAATGCTAGAAGCTGACTCGGACGACGATGCATCCGAAGCGTAAGAACGACTTAGCAGCTGCGTTCCTCCCTGAAAAAAATACCGAAAGTAGGCCAAACTCAACAGTGTTTTAGGTGCTTGGGATATGATCAACGTGGTCCAGCATGAAAACACATGCATCACATGAATTACAACCTTTGTAGAAGAGGAGCTGCGTACGGCCACTCAAGCATTCAAATCGTATAAACACTATCCATAGCACTTTGTACTTCTGTAACCTTATCGAAGCCTCAGGTtatttttttcttgtcccTTGGGATGCTTGTTGTGCTTTATTTTAAAAAGCTCGAGTGGGTTACTGTGAATGAGTTTCATCATGTCCGGTCTCAGTATGATTTTTTGCAGCCAACGTGTTGTCCCACCAAGGCCCAATATTTTGTGTCTATGTGCATCGTTCGAAGATATGTGGTTTTCATACAGCGACCGAAGCCTCGGGGTACCAATCGAAATCGAGACGCCTGGTACTAGACCTAGAAATCAAAATAGAAGCCATCCCAGTCATGCCAGCCATGCCCCTCTACGCTTTCGGCAGATGGATTGCTTACTGCCAGTGAAACATACAgcaactcactgtcaaataAGCGCCAATTGACTTTGTTCAGTTGGCGAAATCAAatgtttggaaaagaaccTTCCCATAGCGCTATTTGTAGTTTGTTCCTACCAAGCGTCAATCAACTCGATGGCTACCATCGACAGGAGATGCGATACCACCCTTTCTGTGAGGTTACGATCCAACGACAAGAGTCTTGACCGCCTCATTCTTCGTGAGCCTCGATCAGTTCACTGCTCTCCTAGTTTTGAAGAATTCGTCGAGGCTATGAGCGGGAACATCACTGTTAAGGTAGTTTTTGTTGGAGAATTGGTGGTGCAAACGCTAGAGGAAGATAAATTATGCACGCTCTTGGAGAAACTCGGTTGCCTGACGGCGCTGGAAAACCTAGAAATAGCTCTGCCTCATCTCGGCGCGAAGAAGCGCATCACGGCATCATCCGTCGTTCGATTTCTGGGCCGGGCCAAAGCTTTAAAGACATTCGTCCTATGGCCTTTTCTCCGAATCGACTCAGGAGAGGATGCTAAGCTTATTGCCTGTGTCCTCAAAGATCATCTCAATCTCCAACATTTAGGCTTTATGCATTTGGTAATGAGTGGAGGAAGTCGAGGCATTGTGATTGATCCAATTCTTCGAAGCTTGGCAACTGTTCCGAAGTTAGAAACCTTGCAGATCTCTGCGGCTTTTAGTATGCAAGAGGGCCGTCAAGCTGTCAGAGAGGAATCCAGCTTGACGAACCTCCTCATGCCTTCTTGTGCCTTGAAGTATTTTGCACTGCGCAATTTAAACCTCGGTGACTCACACTGTACTGCCATTGCCAATATGTTATCTAAGTATGGCAGCGTTTGCTCCTTGAAACTGTTAGACCTCCGCTTCAATTCGATAACTGAAAAGGGATTCACAGCGCTACTTGCTACACTTCAAGAAAATTATATTCTTGAATGGCTGGAAACGGATTGCAGGAACAAGAACTGGCTGGAGAAGATATCTTTTGCTCTCGCCTTGAACCGAGCAGGGCGCTTTGCACTGCTTCGAGATCCATCAACTTCACGGCAAGAGATGATGGGTGTGTTTGAGAAGTGCTGTGACAACCTCAATGTATCCTACCACCTGCTTCGCCACAATCCATCGATCTGTGACCGAGGAAAGGACAAAGTAGAAAACGGTTTTACACCAGCGTCTCAAACTtaaacttacagttagcagtAACTTATTCTTCGCTAAAGTAGTGTGC
Encoded here:
- a CDS encoding predicted protein — its product is MATIDRRCDTTLSVRLRSNDKSLDRLILREPRSVHCSPSFEEFVEAMSGNITVKVVFVGELVVQTLEEDKLCTLLEKLGCLTALENLEIALPHLGAKKRITASSVVRFLGRAKALKTFVLWPFLRIDSGEDAKLIACVLKDHLNLQHLGFMHLVMSGGSRGIVIDPILRSLATVPKLETLQISAAFSMQEGRQAVREESSLTNLLMPSCALKYFALRNLNLGDSHCTAIANMLSKYGSVCSLKLLDLRFNSITEKGFTALLATLQENYILEWLETDCRNKNWLEKISFALALNRAGRFALLRDPSTSRQEMMGVFEKCCDNLNVSYHLLRHNPSICDRGKDKVENGFTPASQT